Proteins encoded in a region of the Paenibacillus sp. E222 genome:
- a CDS encoding LacI family DNA-binding transcriptional regulator, producing the protein MGKITIKDVAREAGVSISTVSNALNGVDVLNPETKSHVLKVAERLNYVPNLNGKLLKSGQTKMLGFFTTSVSGPYFYKLVESMSRECDRLGYGLNVFVTKDKQVIMSNILGRRVDGVIIYEELRIDEQDIIAMEKDKIKAVFLDRVYQSDTMGSVIFDSYVAGYEATKYLIGLGHKKIAYISGVDTMFDSNQRRDGYLAALREYQLPMDDDYILQGYFEEEGTYSAVKSFLHLHPSKLPDAFLAGNDVSAIGCIHALKSHGFEVPQDVSVVGFDDIDIAQYFSPPLSTVRNQIARQGILAVNHLVRMIKKKEHGVSQKLAGELIIRGSSHVKMDRSDFST; encoded by the coding sequence ATGGGAAAGATTACAATTAAAGATGTTGCACGGGAAGCCGGGGTATCCATTTCTACGGTTTCCAACGCCTTGAACGGCGTGGATGTCTTAAACCCAGAGACCAAATCACATGTCCTGAAGGTTGCTGAGCGTTTAAACTACGTTCCCAACCTGAACGGCAAGCTGCTAAAATCCGGGCAAACCAAGATGCTGGGCTTTTTCACCACAAGTGTGTCGGGTCCGTATTTTTATAAGCTGGTTGAATCCATGTCTCGCGAATGCGATCGTCTGGGTTACGGGCTCAATGTGTTTGTGACCAAGGATAAGCAGGTCATTATGAGTAATATTCTGGGTCGACGTGTGGATGGTGTCATCATCTACGAAGAACTGCGGATTGATGAGCAGGATATTATCGCTATGGAGAAAGACAAGATCAAGGCTGTATTTCTGGATCGGGTCTATCAGAGCGATACGATGGGAAGCGTCATTTTTGACTCCTATGTAGCGGGTTACGAAGCGACCAAATATTTAATTGGACTGGGACACAAGAAAATTGCCTACATATCCGGCGTGGACACCATGTTTGACAGTAATCAGCGTAGAGATGGTTATCTGGCCGCTTTGCGTGAGTACCAGCTTCCAATGGATGATGATTACATCTTACAGGGATATTTTGAGGAAGAGGGCACCTATAGTGCGGTAAAATCTTTTCTTCATCTGCATCCTTCCAAGCTGCCTGATGCTTTTCTTGCAGGAAACGATGTAAGCGCAATCGGCTGCATTCATGCCCTGAAGTCTCATGGCTTCGAAGTTCCTCAGGATGTAAGTGTAGTAGGCTTCGATGATATTGATATTGCCCAATATTTTTCCCCGCCATTAAGTACGGTAAGAAACCAGATTGCAAGGCAGGGTATCCTGGCGGTCAATCACCTGGTTCGCATGATCAAGAAGAAGGAACATGGGGTTTCACAGAAACTGGCGGGTGAACTGATCATACGGGGTTCAAGTCATGTGAAGATGGACCGGAGTGATTTTTCAACATAG
- a CDS encoding thioredoxin family protein, giving the protein MRELNDITSIEMIEEMIQQYELVFLYVSRPECSVCHALLPKIRELLEPYPMVYLAHINANQVEEVASRFLIFTVPTMIMLVEQKEYIRADRFVRLHRLEEQVQQIYHMYTQNGEQEA; this is encoded by the coding sequence ATGAGAGAGCTTAATGACATAACATCCATAGAAATGATCGAAGAGATGATTCAACAATATGAATTGGTCTTTTTGTATGTATCAAGGCCAGAGTGCAGTGTATGTCATGCTTTACTTCCCAAGATTAGGGAGTTACTTGAACCTTATCCGATGGTGTATCTGGCCCACATCAATGCCAACCAAGTGGAAGAGGTGGCGTCCAGGTTTCTTATTTTCACAGTTCCCACGATGATTATGTTGGTGGAGCAGAAGGAATATATTCGAGCTGATCGTTTTGTTCGCTTGCATCGATTGGAAGAGCAGGTACAACAAATTTATCATATGTACACGCAGAATGGGGAACAAGAAGCATGA